The following DNA comes from Babylonia areolata isolate BAREFJ2019XMU chromosome 31, ASM4173473v1, whole genome shotgun sequence.
TTTGATCAGTTTCAGAAACAATTTATTTTAAACCGTCAGTTACAGAGTACAACAAATCTACGCTATGATCAATATGTTGCGTAAAGTTAGATTTGACAGACACTTTGGACTGTTCTTGTCTGGAAACAGGTTTTAACGTCACAATCTGCTTGCTCAGGTAACAAGGCATCAAGAGAGATTTCGACACtggttagttttttgtttttttatagttttttttagaGTCTTGTCATTTTTACCGTGTTCTGTTTCAACGCATTGTTGTCAGACCAAGCAGAGTATTGCGCACATGCATGATGGTCTTGGTCAAAACGAGCAGTCTTTAATGAAGTACATGCTGTGACTTAAGTCGCTGGGGACACTTCAGACGCGTTAGTAACACAATCCTCCAGTTGACCGTCTTCACCAGGCATATCTCCTTGCCCAAGCAGAGGGGACAGGGAAGTGTGGGATTTAGATCTATTATGGGCATCATTTTCTGTGTTCTACGCTCTAGCAGGCGTGATGAATGGCAAGACGCAACCGTCTTCTGTCAGAAAAGTAACACTAACAGGCTGAGATATCAGCGAGGTCTGTAAGTCTGCAAATCCTCATTTTCACAAAATGTAGAAATATACCTTTTCGAAAgtttatattcttcttcattCCACCAGACACAATATCCCTGGACATAAACATGTACCTGTGCCTTGCCGAGTGAAGTACGGTGAACAAGTGATACGCTTTTTCTCGCAACTGAAAACGCGTGAAACAGATTTAGCAGGGAAAGGTGCTACAGTATCCTTGATCCAAGAGCTAAAAGATAGGAAATTGTCGTCATAGTCACAGTAATTGTTACCCAGTTTTTTTGGTATGGATTCATCAGATATTGCTGCATAGCAATTAAACAGACTTTCTCCATGCAATTGGATCCTTTTCAGAACAAAAATCTTTTTATCGACTGTCAAGAGTGGATTGTAATTTCTTGTTTACGATATCTGGGCTTTCTACAATGGTATATAGACATAAAAGTTTATAGATCACAGAGATAATTTTATACCTTGTGTGTTATAACTCGGACACGGGGCAAGGACGGTGAcactaatgagagagagacacagagatcaacacagagacagagagaaatagagacagacattcagagacagacggacagacagacaagtgcatACTCTCCAGATTAGACTATTGCTACTCTCTTCTCATCGGTTGTCCGCAAACACACCTCAGACCACAACAGGTACACAACTCCGCCGCCAAACTGATTCATAAAGCAAAAAGATCCGCACATTGCACACCActtctaaaagagttgcactggttacccatagagcaaagaatcaaatacaaagccgcctgtctctgctaccatgtcatatGTGGAACTGCACCCGATACCTCTCTGACACctttcaaatctatgtaccctcccgttctcttcgctctgctgccgatgatagaaccttccgcgtccccaaatacaaaagagaacagcacggtggtcgagccttttcatcatctgctgttcagatatggaactctttgcctcaccacgtccgtcacagcccctcactgccttcctttaaatctaacctcaagactttcctcttccagcagcatctcctctagaccctctctcaatcATGAAAGTGGTTAGTTGATTATGTAGACCTGTATATTTATAACGCTGCATTGTGTGTGCATCgaatttgtgtatgtttgtatggatgcatgcatagatggatggatgggtggatgtattGTACATACTAGtttgtatgcacatatatatgtttattgtgcatgattgtgagttgaggactgagtgtgtttcgtttgcgcgtgtgtgtggattgtgaagcgctgataaatgtccaattatcattattatcattatcattattattatcattattattattatgtaaagaATTCAACAGTGCTTGTAGACCTACAACAGGTTCTGACATTTAAACATCATCATCGGCGAACAGAAGTATGAACAATTCAAAGGTATCAACTGAAAACAAAGCTCCGTGTCTCCCATTAGTAATTACCTGAAAtgcaagttcgtttatgaagagaaaaaacaaaagtgggCGACAAGCATCACCCAGTCGAACTCCGTTtgtacagttgataaattcagtcagtttggcaccacagCGAACTCTAGTTCTTACTGCATTATATATACTTTTTATACAATTATTAACTTTACCTCTGATACCATTCCTTAGTAAAGCTGACCAAAGAAGAGTTAAAGGAAAACTGTTTCTGGACAAATGAAAGCAACGTAAACACGTGGTCTACTGTAGAATATCCTTTTCAAAAACTGGCTTGATTATCACCAGTGATATTGTTTTCGTCAACCCATTCCTGCaatcttttattgataattattccaCATAATTTACCATTATATCACCTaaagaaattcctctataatCATTGGGATTGTtttgggattatttacatcacctttctttTGAATGGGCAAAAAATAGATTCGGTCCAGTTATTAGGGTATACACAACAGTCAAACAGTTTACTAAACAATTTAATGAAGAAAATGACTGCTTGATAAGGTGTTTTTTCATACAATTCACTAACAATTCCACCAGGACCAGCTGCCTTTCCATTTTAAAGTTTACTTCACGCCAGTAGTACCTCTTCTTTAGATGTTGGTCGATTCATGTAAAGAtccgcttcatcatcatcatatacagCTTTATTTTGCTCGTTATCAACATTTGATTGCAATAAAgactgaaaatgttgaaaccaaacgTCACAATTAGTATTATGTCtaggttgttttattttctgctaAACTCTGTTTATACTattccaaaattccttttgactaCACATAGATGCTACAAGCTTACCTATTAAGGATTTATTGAAGTCCTCTTTTCTCTTTGATAAATGTTTATATTCACGTCCagcaattatttgtatttgtattttgtatttgtatttctttttatcacatcagatttctctgtgtgaaattcgggctgctctctccaggtagagcgcgtcgctacactacagcgccacccatttttttgtattttttcctgcgtatagttttatttgtttttcctatcgaagtggaattttctaaataattttaccaggaacaaccctttcgttaccttgggttcttttacgtgcgctaaatgcatgctgcacacggggcgcATATATTTTAATATTTTATGTGTAATTTGCGTATGAAGGGACAAAACTCATTCCTCATCAAACATATTGTACCACCTGTCCCTTCCCTAATAGCAggtttatttttcattgtaaatccAGGAAATAAATCAGTTTTACAATCTTCTTCAAATGTTTcgacaaaacacacaaaatcaaaggACGACACATATGAAAAGAAGTCACTGAACATAAACTTAGAACGCAAACCATTGACattccaagaaagaaaggaaaatgaccTTGAGCTTTTTACAGAAAGCGGGCTCGAGAGTTGGGAAGACGGAAAAGAGTTGTTTTCAAAGCGATTCGCGTTTTGACCCCCCTCCCTACCGGAACGCAACCTGTCATTCCTCCTCCATGCTTTAACAACCGAAGCATGAGAAACCTCACACAAAGGTGAGTGAGCATTTTCCGTTCGCGCATCTCCACCCGAGCATAAACTTTCTTCAACTGAATCCCCACGTGCTTTACCTGCGGTAGCCGGGGTCTGTTTGAATGGACCTGAGAATTTTTCTGTGTCGATCTTTCGTCTGTACCCCTTTCAAAAACAGCCGTTTCTGAACCATGACAAACGCAAGGCCGGCCAACATCCTGTATCGCTTCCCTCAAGGAGCCTTGTGCATCCTGGAAGTACTTTTTCCCCTCAATGAACAGATGGTCATAGACCATACGGACACGCTTTCCCTCACTCCGAGCCTTCTTCAAATGCACATTTAGTTTTCGTCTTATCTCCCGAACCCTTTGGGAAAAATCCTCACCAACGAACACATTAGTACCCCTCAGCTTCTGTTTGGCTTTCAAAATCTTTACTTTCTGCTTATGAAATGAACAGCATGTAATTGCTGGGGAGTCTGCCTTTGGATTCAGTCAATGCACCCGTTCAAACTCAATGTCAGACAACTCAAGTGTGTCCGTAATCAAGTCCGTAATCAAGTCTTCACACTGTTcatttgtttctccttctcttttatcGCTAGCATAGAAAATCAAGTTGTTTCTTCTAGACCTACTCTCTAAATCATCACATTTACATTCTGGATTTACCTTGGCTGTTAGATCACTGTTGTTTTCCTCTATAATGTCATTTTTCTGACGCAAGTCTCTCACCTCACCCTTCAGTCCACACACAAGTTCTTGCAAGGCTCCATGCTCCTGACGCAGCTGATGCACTTCCTCTTTCACGACGTCCAGCTTACTGTTCATGGAAGCGTtcatctccttcacatcctgaataCATGACATGACGTCAGCAAAGGATGGTTCCTTGGAGGAGCGAGACGGGTGGGAGGAGGGCAGCCGGGTCTGCCGCATGCTGGAGGATCCTGAGGCGCCTTGGTCAGGGTTGGGGCCGGGGTTTGCTTCAATGTCTCCACATCGTAGTAACATTCACCAGTTCCGCGACGTTGTTATAAATTGTCCCCCCAAAACATGAACACGAGGACCAGACCAAGCAAGACACCGGTCGTACGGGGAACGAGCTGGCAGCATGGCCACCCAACTTTTTCTCTTCAGCACTGCCCTCTTCAACAAACGTTGATGAAAACTGGGTGAAACAGGGTTCGCGTTAACTGGCAATTACCAGTAAATTACTGGTTATAAAGAGGAAATACTGGAAATTTTTTAGCTGTCAGTCCCAGGGACTGGTTTTAATTTGCTGCAACTGGTTAGAGattaatggggggaaaaaaaataaataaataaaaaataaaaaggctgaaaaacaaaagaaagaaaaagttgatCGTTCATAAGGCTTCAGCACTTTAATTGCCTTATCTTTCAACcagccctctcccctctccaccaccctcctgccTCTTCGCACACATGCAGATTGTCACGTAGGCCTAGCCATCAGTAATTGATGAAGGTACAGAGCAGAATAGCGACTGTCCCATAATAAAAGCTGTACAGACGCGCTTTACTGCCTGTTATTCGCAACTTCTCccagacgtctgtctgtctgggtcgtcGCTTGTGATGCTAGGCTAAGTCGCGTCATTACAATTTTCAAACTGGATGCAGCAGAGCCAGTACTTATTCACGCGCCTATTCATTGAATGATCAGTGGGATCACAATGGCAGAAAAGAACCAGCAGtcgattttttcatttttttcacgaAGTGGAAGAAGTGATTCAGACAGGCAGCCCGAAAGAAGCGCAGGTTCAGGCAGTTCAGACCGACCACAGACTTCGAGTGACAATACTCCAATCAGCTCCACCAGCACAGAAGATAGGCCTAGCACCAGCACTAGCAAAAGAATTAAATGCAAGCATGATAAATTCAGAGAATCATAGCTGAAAGATTTCAGATGGCTGGAGGTTGATGCAAGTGATGAAATGACAATGTACTGTAaagtgagaaacaaaaccaaacagaaaaatgGTTTAACTAGGGGATCACGAAATTTCCAGTATTCTACCCTGGCAGACCATGCAAAGAGTGTATCTCATaaggcagcagtagcaacagacacaaaacaagccTCCATGGTCCCACACTCTGAAGCAGCCCGTGCTGATGAAAAAGAATGTGAAAGCGCAGTTACGAACTGTGTTATGCATGTCAAAACGCAATATGGCTGCCAATAATTTTGGAGCACTGATTGAACTTCAGGAGGTGAATGGAGTACAGTCACTGAAGTCAGGGCCGGTCTACATGCACCACTCTTCAGTGTCACAGATGGAACAGTGTTTGGATGATATTACCAAGCAGGAAATCAGAGAAAAACTCGAGAAAAGTGATTCTGTGGGCATCATCATAGACGAAACTTTGAACTGTACTTTGGACAAGAAGCTAATCATGTTTGCTCGCATTGAGAACAACGGTGTTGTTGAGACACTTTTCTTAGGCAACTACACCATCGACAGGGGAACATCAGAATGTGTTTTTGACATGTTGGTCGAAGTGCTTCAAGAATGGTCGATCACAGATAGGCAGCTGGCCGGATTGGGGTCGGATGGTGCGTCCGTTATGACAGGCCGACTGAATGGTGTGGGCGTTCGACTGAAGGCCCGTCAACCTGCTCTAGTACACATTCACTGTGCCGCTCACCGTGTAGCGCTGGCGACAAAGGATGCTACAGAAAATGTGCAATCCATATCGGACATCGGTGGAGTATCTATGCTTGAAGCATCCAATCAGTGTGCGCTGGCTAAGTCTGGGGAAAGCTGTCACAGCTGTCAGGAGTGTGTACCCAGCACTGACAC
Coding sequences within:
- the LOC143275818 gene encoding uncharacterized protein C17orf113-like, with the protein product MAANNFGALIELQEVNGVQSLKSGPVYMHHSSVSQMEQCLDDITKQEIREKLEKSDSVGIIIDETLNCTLDKKLIMFARIENNGVVETLFLGNYTIDRGTSECVFDMLVEVLQEWSITDRQLAGLGSDGASVMTGRLNGVGVRLKARQPALVHIHCAAHRVALATKDATENVQSISDIGGVSMLEASNQCALAKSGESCHSCQECVPSTDTGT